One genomic region from Streptomyces sp. NBC_00582 encodes:
- a CDS encoding immune inhibitor A domain-containing protein has product MTSRSWTFRTAATVVALAAASATFTTFAVAQAAERGTTGAAAVDRRDPQPAKAKEHDFDGPLSKTQEAQREEALKQVISGEATVKDRNGSKVVKLDSRKGDSKYVELGREKTDKIFTILVEFGDQVDPRYGGTTGPLHNQIAAPDRATNNSTAWQADYDQAHFEKLYFGTGKKTESLKKYYEKQSSGRYSVDGEVTDWVKVPYNEARYGSNDAPTGAWYAVQDGVNAWVAEREAAGDTAAEIKAELAGFDQWDRYDYDGDGNFNEPDGYIDHFQIVHAGEDESAGGGAQGEDAIWAHRWYAFGTDAGSTGPDTVKLGGTQIGDTGIWVGDYTIQPENGGLGVFAHEYGHDLGLPDEYDTSGGGENSTGFWTLMSSGSWLGTGKESIGDLPGDMNAWDKLQLGWLDYDVAFAGKKSTHKLGVAEYNTKNAQALVVQLPEKTVTTEVVTPAQGSTQWWSGSGDDLRNTLTRTVDLTGKTSASLTLDGWWDIEQDYDYLYTEVSTDGGASYTPIDGTLADGTAIPRDGSDKPALTGTVASYQKLTFPLNAYAGKQISLRFRYATDGGVAQKGFAADEITVTADGATLFSDNAEAADTAWTASGFSRIGSAITDDYAQYYIAENRQYVSYDKTLKVGPYNFGFSTTRPDWVEHYAYQNGLLIWKWDTSQADDNTSAHPGEGLILPIDSHPTPLKWSNGTLMRNRVQAFDSTFSLYPTDAITLHNADVATKIKSRPGVPVFDDGKSTYYDATNPLAGVKIVDTNTSIKIVSEPKDGSTITVKVGPSKK; this is encoded by the coding sequence GTGACCAGTAGATCCTGGACGTTCAGAACGGCCGCGACGGTCGTGGCCCTCGCGGCGGCCTCCGCGACGTTCACCACGTTCGCCGTGGCCCAGGCCGCCGAGCGCGGCACGACGGGCGCGGCGGCGGTGGACCGGCGGGACCCCCAGCCGGCCAAGGCCAAGGAGCACGACTTCGACGGCCCGCTCAGCAAGACCCAGGAGGCGCAGCGCGAGGAGGCCCTGAAGCAGGTCATCTCCGGCGAGGCCACCGTCAAGGACCGCAACGGCTCCAAGGTGGTCAAGCTCGACAGCCGCAAGGGCGACAGCAAGTACGTCGAGCTCGGCCGCGAGAAGACCGACAAGATCTTCACGATCCTCGTCGAGTTCGGTGACCAGGTCGACCCCCGCTACGGCGGCACGACCGGCCCGCTGCACAACCAGATAGCCGCGCCGGACCGGGCCACGAACAACTCCACGGCCTGGCAGGCGGACTACGACCAGGCGCACTTCGAAAAGCTGTACTTCGGCACCGGCAAGAAGACCGAGTCGCTGAAGAAGTACTACGAGAAGCAGTCCTCGGGCCGCTACTCGGTCGACGGCGAGGTCACCGACTGGGTCAAGGTCCCCTACAACGAGGCTCGTTACGGCTCCAACGACGCCCCGACCGGCGCCTGGTACGCGGTCCAGGACGGCGTCAACGCCTGGGTCGCCGAGCGCGAGGCCGCCGGTGACACGGCCGCCGAGATCAAGGCGGAGCTGGCCGGGTTCGACCAGTGGGACCGCTACGACTACGACGGCGACGGCAACTTCAACGAGCCCGACGGCTACATCGACCACTTCCAGATCGTGCACGCCGGTGAGGACGAGTCCGCGGGCGGCGGCGCCCAGGGCGAGGACGCCATCTGGGCCCACCGCTGGTACGCCTTCGGCACCGACGCCGGCTCCACCGGCCCGGACACCGTCAAGCTCGGCGGCACCCAGATCGGTGACACCGGCATCTGGGTCGGCGACTACACCATCCAGCCGGAGAACGGCGGCCTGGGCGTCTTCGCCCACGAGTACGGCCACGACCTCGGTCTGCCGGACGAGTACGACACCTCCGGCGGCGGCGAGAACTCCACCGGTTTCTGGACCCTGATGTCCTCCGGCTCCTGGCTCGGCACCGGCAAGGAGTCCATCGGCGACCTGCCCGGCGACATGAACGCCTGGGACAAGCTCCAGCTCGGCTGGCTGGACTACGACGTCGCCTTCGCCGGCAAGAAGTCCACCCACAAGCTGGGCGTCGCGGAGTACAACACCAAGAACGCCCAGGCGCTCGTGGTGCAGCTCCCCGAGAAGACGGTCACCACCGAGGTCGTCACCCCCGCGCAGGGCTCCACCCAGTGGTGGAGCGGCAGCGGCGACGACCTGCGCAACACCCTGACCCGCACGGTCGACCTGACCGGCAAGACCTCCGCGTCCCTCACCCTGGACGGCTGGTGGGACATCGAGCAGGACTACGACTACCTGTACACCGAGGTCTCCACCGACGGCGGCGCCAGCTACACCCCGATCGACGGCACCCTGGCCGACGGCACCGCCATCCCGCGTGACGGCAGCGACAAGCCCGCCCTCACCGGCACGGTGGCCTCGTACCAGAAGCTGACGTTCCCGCTGAACGCCTACGCCGGCAAGCAGATCAGCCTGCGCTTCCGTTACGCCACCGACGGCGGCGTGGCCCAGAAGGGCTTCGCGGCCGACGAGATCACGGTGACCGCCGACGGCGCGACCCTGTTCTCCGACAACGCCGAGGCCGCGGACACCGCGTGGACCGCGAGCGGCTTCTCCCGCATCGGCTCGGCCATCACGGACGACTACGCCCAGTACTACATCGCCGAGAACCGCCAGTACGTGTCGTACGACAAGACCCTCAAGGTCGGCCCGTACAACTTCGGTTTCTCGACGACCCGTCCGGACTGGGTGGAGCACTACGCCTACCAGAACGGTCTGCTGATCTGGAAGTGGGACACCTCCCAGGCGGACGACAACACCAGCGCCCACCCGGGTGAGGGCCTGATCCTCCCGATCGACTCGCACCCGACCCCGCTGAAGTGGTCGAACGGCACGCTGATGCGCAACCGCGTCCAGGCCTTCGACTCCACCTTCAGCCTGTACCCGACGGACGCGATCACGCTGCACAACGCGGACGTCGCGACCAAGATCAAGTCCCGTCCGGGCGTCCCGGTCTTCGACGACGGCAAGTCGACCTACTACGACGCCACGAACCCGCTCGCGGGCGTCAAGATCGTTGACACCAACACCTCCATCAAGATCGTCAGCGAGCCCAAGGACGGCTCGACGATCACGGTGAAGGTCGGCCCGTCGAAGAAGTAA
- a CDS encoding isochorismatase family protein: MRRALIVVDVQNDFCEGGSLAVAGGADVAAAITELIGQAPAGYRHVVATRDHHIAPGGHFADNPDYVRSWPAHCVAGTEGVGFHPNFAPAVASGSIDAVFDKGAYAAAYSGFEGADENGVKLGDWLRSRQIDEVDVVGIATDHCVRATALDAAREGFRTTVLLDLTAGVAQETTERAIEELRAAGVELSGKPVVA, translated from the coding sequence ATGCGCCGCGCCTTGATCGTCGTAGACGTGCAGAACGACTTCTGCGAGGGGGGCAGCCTCGCGGTGGCCGGGGGTGCCGACGTCGCCGCCGCGATCACCGAGCTGATCGGACAGGCCCCCGCCGGGTACCGGCACGTCGTGGCCACCCGTGACCACCACATCGCGCCCGGCGGCCACTTCGCCGACAACCCCGACTACGTCCGCTCCTGGCCCGCGCACTGCGTCGCCGGCACGGAGGGCGTCGGCTTCCACCCGAACTTCGCCCCGGCGGTCGCCTCCGGCAGCATCGACGCCGTCTTCGACAAGGGTGCCTACGCGGCCGCGTACAGCGGCTTCGAGGGCGCCGACGAGAACGGCGTGAAGCTGGGCGACTGGCTGCGGTCCCGGCAGATCGACGAGGTCGACGTCGTCGGGATCGCGACCGACCACTGCGTACGGGCCACCGCCCTGGACGCGGCCCGGGAGGGCTTCCGTACGACGGTCCTGCTCGACCTGACCGCCGGGGTGGCCCAGGAGACCACCGAACGGGCGATCGAGGAGCTGCGGGCGGCCGGCGTGGAACTGTCGGGGAAGCCGGTCGTCGCCTGA
- a CDS encoding nicotinate phosphoribosyltransferase, with product MNTADLGLPVDVPSTALFTDQYELTMLQAALKAGTAERRSVFEVFTRRLPEGRRYGVVAGTGRVLDAVENFRFDNGVLRFLRQRSIVDDETLDWLAAYRFSGDIWGYPEGEVYFPGSPIMRVEGSFAECVLLETVILSILNHDSAIAAAASRMSSAAGPRPLIEMGARRTHELAAVAASRAAYVGGFTSTSDLAAGFRYGIPTVGTSAHAFTLLHDTERDAFRAQVDSLGGGTTLLVDTYDVTEAVRTAVDVAGPELGAVRIDSGDLLLVAHRVRQQLDALGATDTRIIVTSDLDEYAIASLAAAPVDAYGVGTQLVTGSGHPTCSMVYKLVARAESAEPKAPLVPVAKRSTGGKTSIGGRKWAARRLDADGVAEAEVVGTGAVPAELADRQLLVELVKDGAVVGREPLDAVRDRHTAARANLPLSATQLSRGEPVLATEYVQDR from the coding sequence ATGAACACAGCGGACCTTGGGCTGCCGGTCGACGTTCCCTCTACGGCGCTCTTCACGGACCAGTACGAGCTGACCATGCTGCAGGCCGCCCTGAAGGCCGGCACGGCCGAGCGGCGCAGCGTGTTCGAGGTCTTCACCCGGCGGTTGCCCGAGGGGCGGCGCTACGGCGTCGTCGCGGGCACCGGGCGGGTCCTGGACGCCGTCGAGAACTTCCGCTTCGACAACGGTGTCCTGCGCTTCCTGCGCCAGCGCTCCATCGTCGACGACGAGACCCTCGACTGGCTGGCCGCCTACCGCTTCTCGGGTGACATCTGGGGCTATCCGGAGGGCGAGGTCTACTTCCCCGGCTCGCCGATCATGCGGGTCGAGGGCTCCTTCGCCGAGTGCGTGCTGCTGGAGACGGTGATCCTCTCCATCCTCAACCACGACTCCGCGATCGCCGCCGCCGCCTCCCGGATGTCCTCGGCCGCGGGCCCCCGCCCGCTGATCGAGATGGGGGCCCGCCGCACCCATGAGCTCGCCGCGGTCGCCGCCAGCCGCGCCGCGTACGTCGGCGGCTTCACCTCGACCTCCGACCTGGCCGCCGGCTTCCGCTACGGCATCCCGACGGTGGGCACCAGCGCCCACGCCTTCACCCTGCTGCACGACACCGAGCGGGACGCCTTCCGCGCCCAGGTGGACTCGCTCGGCGGCGGCACCACCCTGCTCGTCGACACCTACGACGTCACCGAGGCCGTACGGACGGCGGTCGACGTGGCCGGCCCCGAGCTGGGCGCGGTCCGCATCGACTCCGGCGACCTGCTCCTCGTCGCCCACCGGGTGCGCCAGCAGCTGGACGCCCTGGGCGCCACGGACACGCGGATCATCGTCACCTCCGACCTCGACGAGTACGCCATCGCCTCCCTGGCGGCGGCGCCCGTGGACGCGTACGGCGTCGGTACGCAGCTCGTGACCGGGTCCGGGCATCCGACCTGCTCGATGGTGTACAAGCTGGTCGCGCGCGCCGAGTCCGCCGAACCGAAGGCCCCGCTGGTGCCGGTCGCCAAGCGGTCGACCGGCGGCAAGACGTCCATCGGCGGCCGCAAGTGGGCGGCGCGGCGGCTGGACGCGGACGGGGTCGCCGAGGCGGAGGTGGTGGGCACCGGCGCGGTGCCCGCCGAGCTGGCGGACCGGCAACTGCTGGTGGAGCTGGTCAAGGACGGCGCCGTGGTCGGCCGCGAGCCCCTGGACGCCGTACGGGACCGGCACACGGCCGCCCGCGCCAATCTGCCCCTGTCCGCCACCCAGCTCTCCCGGGGCGAGCCGGTGCTGGCGACCGAGTACGTCCAGGACCGGTAG
- the clpS gene encoding ATP-dependent Clp protease adapter ClpS, with translation MGLVTSPAPLEIERTESAEEVFAVPEPDVPWVTIVHNDPVNLMSYVTYVFQTYFGYSKDKATKLMLDVHHKGRAVVSSGSREEMERDVQAMHGYGLWATLQQDRK, from the coding sequence ATGGGCCTTGTGACGTCACCCGCTCCCCTTGAGATCGAACGCACCGAATCGGCGGAGGAGGTCTTCGCCGTCCCCGAGCCGGACGTCCCCTGGGTCACGATCGTCCACAACGACCCGGTCAACCTGATGAGCTATGTGACGTACGTCTTCCAGACGTACTTCGGCTACTCCAAGGACAAGGCCACCAAGCTCATGCTCGACGTCCACCACAAGGGCCGGGCGGTCGTCTCCAGCGGTTCTCGCGAGGAGATGGAACGCGACGTGCAGGCCATGCACGGCTACGGACTGTGGGCCACCCTCCAGCAGGACCGGAAGTAG
- a CDS encoding DUF2017 domain-containing protein, with protein MPGHFEPLPGGGAAVALDDVEISIIRSLAVQLLELIGPGPAEDAPDDPLAELFAEGPSEPPSDPVLRRLFPDAYTDPEGTPAPKRAEEQRAHSAEFRRYTENDLRAGKRENALAVVRTLDALASEAAGEGGAVLELVPAESRQWLGALNDLRLAIGARLEIGDEDDADVLYGLPDEDPRKPMVMAYLWLGGLQETLVSTLMP; from the coding sequence ATGCCTGGACACTTCGAACCGCTCCCCGGCGGCGGCGCGGCCGTCGCGCTCGACGACGTCGAGATCTCGATCATCCGGTCGCTGGCCGTCCAGCTCCTGGAGCTGATCGGCCCCGGCCCCGCCGAGGACGCCCCCGACGACCCGCTCGCCGAGCTCTTCGCCGAGGGTCCCAGCGAGCCCCCCTCCGATCCGGTGCTCCGGCGGCTCTTCCCGGACGCCTACACCGACCCCGAGGGCACCCCGGCGCCGAAGCGGGCGGAGGAGCAGAGGGCGCACTCCGCCGAGTTCCGCCGCTACACCGAGAACGACCTCAGGGCCGGCAAGCGCGAGAACGCCCTCGCCGTGGTCCGCACGCTGGACGCGCTCGCCTCCGAGGCGGCCGGCGAGGGCGGCGCGGTGCTCGAACTGGTGCCGGCGGAGTCCCGGCAGTGGCTCGGCGCGCTCAACGACCTGCGGCTGGCGATCGGGGCCCGGCTGGAGATCGGCGACGAGGACGACGCCGACGTCCTCTACGGGCTGCCGGACGAGGACCCGCGCAAGCCGATGGTGATGGCGTACCTGTGGCTGGGCGGCCTCCAGGAGACCCTCGTCTCGACCCTTATGCCCTGA
- a CDS encoding amino acid permease, which yields MTSAQVDTEKNGTDQAPEEGYERGLGSRQVQMIAIGGAIGVGLFLGAGANIAKAGPSLILMYALAGAIVFFIMRALGELLLYRPVSGSFAEYSREFLGPFFGYFTGWTYWLMWVVTGMAELTAAAIYVNYWFPAVPQWVTALVFLVILFGVNLISVKLFGELEFWFSMVKVTALIGMIVIGLGVLTFGFSSAGDTASVANLYQFDGFFPKGIGSSLMTLQGVMFAYLAVELVGVTAGESEDPEKTLPKAINTLPWRIALFYVGALTVILCVVKWTEFAPGVSPFVEAFAKIGIPAGAGIVNFVVLTAALSSCNSGMYSTGRMLRTLADSGEAPAAFRRLSSTKTPAFGITVSVLFMGIGVVLNYVVPEKAFAYVTSVATAAGIWTWLMILVSHVLYRRAVDAGRLPASAFPAPGGAKFSWVAIVFLLFVTCLIAYDADSRICLYVMAGWAAALGIGWMVLKGRNPEVTSRREPQLEKTG from the coding sequence ATGACCTCCGCTCAGGTCGACACGGAGAAGAACGGCACCGACCAGGCGCCCGAAGAGGGATACGAGCGCGGGCTCGGCAGCCGCCAGGTCCAGATGATCGCGATCGGCGGCGCCATCGGCGTCGGCCTCTTCCTGGGAGCCGGCGCCAACATCGCCAAGGCCGGTCCCAGCCTCATCCTCATGTACGCCCTCGCCGGCGCGATCGTCTTCTTCATCATGCGGGCGCTCGGCGAGCTGCTGCTGTACCGCCCGGTCTCGGGCTCCTTCGCGGAGTACTCCCGCGAGTTCCTCGGCCCGTTCTTCGGCTACTTCACCGGCTGGACGTACTGGCTGATGTGGGTCGTCACCGGCATGGCCGAGCTGACGGCTGCCGCGATCTACGTCAACTACTGGTTCCCGGCCGTCCCGCAATGGGTGACCGCCCTGGTCTTCCTGGTGATCCTCTTCGGGGTCAACCTGATCTCCGTGAAGCTCTTCGGCGAGCTGGAGTTCTGGTTCTCGATGGTCAAGGTGACCGCCCTGATCGGCATGATCGTCATCGGCCTCGGGGTGCTCACCTTCGGCTTCAGCAGCGCCGGCGACACCGCGTCCGTCGCGAACCTCTACCAGTTCGACGGCTTCTTCCCCAAGGGCATCGGCTCCTCCCTGATGACCCTGCAGGGCGTCATGTTCGCCTACCTCGCGGTCGAGCTGGTCGGTGTCACGGCGGGCGAGTCCGAGGACCCGGAGAAGACGCTCCCGAAGGCGATCAACACCCTCCCCTGGCGCATCGCGCTCTTCTACGTCGGCGCGCTCACCGTCATCCTCTGCGTGGTGAAGTGGACCGAGTTCGCCCCCGGCGTCTCGCCCTTCGTCGAGGCCTTCGCGAAGATCGGCATCCCGGCCGGCGCCGGCATCGTCAACTTCGTCGTCCTCACCGCGGCCCTGTCCTCCTGCAACTCGGGCATGTACTCCACCGGCCGCATGCTGCGCACCCTCGCCGACAGCGGTGAGGCCCCGGCCGCCTTCCGCAGGCTGTCCTCCACCAAGACCCCGGCCTTCGGCATCACGGTCTCGGTCCTCTTCATGGGCATCGGCGTCGTCCTGAACTACGTCGTCCCGGAGAAGGCCTTCGCCTACGTCACCTCCGTCGCCACCGCGGCCGGCATCTGGACCTGGCTGATGATCCTGGTCAGCCACGTCCTCTACCGCCGCGCGGTCGACGCGGGCCGGCTGCCCGCCTCCGCCTTCCCGGCACCGGGCGGCGCGAAGTTCAGCTGGGTGGCCATCGTCTTCCTGCTCTTCGTCACCTGTCTGATCGCCTACGACGCCGACTCCCGTATCTGCCTGTACGTGATGGCCGGCTGGGCCGCCGCCCTCGGCATCGGCTGGATGGTCCTCAAGGGCCGCAACCCGGAGGTCACGAGCCGCCGCGAGCCCCAGCTGGAGAAGACCGGCTGA
- a CDS encoding Mov34/MPN/PAD-1 family protein: MLTITQALVDQIVAHARKDHPDEACGVVAGPAGSDRPERFIPMLNAAMSPTFYEFDSGDLFKLYREMDDRDEEPVVIYHSHTATEARPSRTDISYANEPGAHYVLVSTRDTDGLGDFQFRSFRIVEGEVTEEEVRIVEGY, translated from the coding sequence ATGCTGACCATCACCCAGGCCCTCGTCGACCAGATCGTCGCCCACGCGCGCAAGGACCACCCCGACGAGGCGTGCGGCGTCGTCGCCGGGCCGGCCGGCTCCGACCGCCCCGAGCGCTTCATCCCCATGCTGAACGCGGCCATGTCGCCCACGTTCTACGAGTTCGACTCCGGTGACCTGTTCAAGCTCTACCGCGAGATGGACGACCGCGACGAGGAGCCGGTGGTCATCTACCACTCCCACACCGCCACCGAGGCCCGCCCCTCCCGCACGGACATCTCCTACGCCAACGAGCCGGGCGCGCACTACGTCCTCGTCTCCACCCGCGACACCGACGGCCTCGGCGACTTCCAGTTCCGCTCCTTCCGCATCGTCGAGGGCGAGGTGACGGAGGAGGAGGTCCGGATCGTCGAGGGCTACTGA
- a CDS encoding putative leader peptide, producing MVLNDVSEKTPGALLVARLHVDLCRLASAIC from the coding sequence ATGGTTTTGAACGACGTGAGCGAGAAGACGCCGGGCGCACTGCTCGTGGCGCGGCTGCACGTCGACCTGTGCAGGCTAGCCAGCGCCATCTGTTGA
- a CDS encoding MoaD/ThiS family protein — protein sequence MAIEVRIPTILRQYTDGQKAVEGSGDTLADLFNDLETRHAGIHARIVDDGKLRRFVNVYLNDEDVRFVDGINTKLSDGDTVTILPAVAGGMA from the coding sequence ATGGCCATCGAGGTCCGCATCCCGACCATCCTCCGCCAGTACACCGACGGTCAGAAGGCGGTGGAGGGCAGCGGTGACACCCTCGCCGACCTGTTCAACGACCTCGAGACCCGGCACGCGGGCATCCACGCCCGGATCGTGGACGACGGCAAGCTGCGCCGCTTCGTCAACGTCTACCTGAACGACGAGGACGTCCGCTTCGTCGACGGCATCAACACCAAGCTGTCCGACGGCGACACCGTGACGATCCTGCCGGCCGTGGCCGGCGGCATGGCCTAG
- a CDS encoding PLP-dependent cysteine synthase family protein, which translates to MRYDSPLAAVGNTPLVRLPRLSPSADVRIWAKLEDRNPTGSVKDRPALHMVEQAEKDGRLTPGCTILEPTSGNTGISLAMAARLKGYRMVCVMPENTSQERRDLLAMWGAEIISSPAAGGSNTAVRVAKELAAEHPDWVMLYQYGNPDNAGAHYATTGPEILADLPSVTHFVAGLGTTGTLMGVGRYLREHKPDVRIVAAEPRYDDLVYGLRNLDEGFVPELYDASVLTTRFSVGSADAVTRTRELLQQEGIFAGVSTGAALHAAIGVGKKAVKAGESADIVFVVADGGWKYLSTGVYTAATTEEAIETLQGQLWA; encoded by the coding sequence ATGCGTTACGACTCCCCGCTGGCCGCGGTGGGCAACACCCCTCTGGTGCGCCTGCCGCGGCTGTCGCCGTCCGCCGACGTCCGTATCTGGGCCAAGCTGGAGGACCGCAACCCCACCGGCTCGGTCAAGGACCGCCCCGCCCTGCACATGGTTGAGCAGGCGGAGAAGGACGGCCGGCTCACCCCCGGCTGCACCATCCTGGAGCCGACGAGCGGCAACACCGGCATCTCCCTCGCCATGGCCGCCAGGCTCAAGGGCTACCGCATGGTGTGCGTGATGCCCGAGAACACCTCGCAGGAGCGCCGGGACCTGCTCGCCATGTGGGGCGCCGAGATCATCTCCTCGCCGGCCGCGGGCGGCTCCAACACCGCCGTGCGCGTCGCCAAGGAGCTCGCCGCCGAGCACCCCGACTGGGTGATGCTCTACCAGTACGGCAACCCGGACAACGCCGGCGCCCACTACGCGACGACCGGCCCGGAGATCCTCGCCGACCTGCCCTCCGTCACCCACTTCGTGGCGGGCCTCGGCACCACCGGCACCCTGATGGGCGTCGGCCGCTATCTGCGCGAGCACAAGCCGGACGTGAGGATCGTCGCCGCCGAGCCGCGCTACGACGACCTGGTGTACGGCCTGCGCAACCTCGACGAGGGCTTCGTACCGGAGCTGTACGACGCCTCCGTCCTCACCACCCGCTTCTCGGTCGGCTCGGCGGACGCCGTGACCCGCACCCGGGAACTCCTCCAGCAGGAGGGCATCTTCGCCGGCGTCTCCACGGGCGCCGCGCTGCACGCCGCGATCGGCGTCGGGAAGAAGGCCGTCAAGGCGGGGGAGAGCGCCGACATCGTGTTCGTCGTCGCGGACGGCGGCTGGAAGTACCTCTCGACGGGCGTCTACACGGCGGCCACCACCGAGGAGGCCATCGAGACGCTCCAGGGTCAGCTCTGGGCATAG
- a CDS encoding putative Ig domain-containing protein — protein MRASRLRRLLSVAVPALTLTVAGLLAAPTADAQAVAHTSRTTQNAKALTAPDRQTFHSTGTAGQKVPTTHLCGDPAPGHAACFAQRRTDIKQRLATALAAAAAAPSGLSPANLHSAYNLPSTGGSGLTVAVVDAYNDPNAESDLATYRSTYGLSACTKANGCFKQVSQTGSTTSLPTNDSGWAGEEALDIDMVSAVCPNCNITLVEANSATDADLGTAENEAVALGAKFVSNSWGGDESSSQTSEDTSYFKHPGVAITVSAGDSGYGAEYPATSQYVTAVGGTALTTSSGSRGWTESVWKTSSTEGTGSGCSSYDAKPSWQTDTGCSKRMEADVSAVADPATGVAVYDTYGGSGWAVYGGTSASAPIIAGVYALAGTPGSSDYPAKYPYSHTGNMYDVTSGSNGSCSTSYFCTATTGYDGPTGWGTPNGTTAFTSGTSTGNTVTVTNPGSQSTTTGSSVSLQIGAADSAGATLTYSASGLPTGLSIASSTGKISGTASTAGTYQVTVTATDSTGATGSTSFTWTVGSSSGTCASAQLLGNPGFESGNTTWTASSGVITNSSGESAHAGSFYAWLDGYGSSHTDTLSQSVTVPSGCKAAFTFYLHIDTAETSTGTAYDKLTVTAGSTTLATYSNLNAATGYTQKSLDLSSYAGSTVTLKFSGVEDSSLQTSFVLDDTAVTTG, from the coding sequence ATGCGTGCATCACGCCTGCGAAGACTCCTGAGCGTCGCCGTCCCCGCCCTCACCCTCACCGTGGCCGGCCTCCTCGCCGCCCCCACGGCCGACGCCCAGGCGGTGGCGCACACCTCCCGCACCACCCAGAACGCCAAGGCCCTCACCGCCCCCGACCGCCAGACCTTCCACTCCACCGGCACCGCGGGCCAGAAGGTCCCCACCACCCACCTCTGCGGCGACCCCGCCCCCGGCCACGCCGCCTGCTTCGCCCAGCGCCGCACCGACATCAAGCAGCGCCTCGCCACCGCGCTCGCCGCCGCGGCCGCCGCCCCCTCCGGTCTCAGCCCCGCCAACCTGCACAGCGCCTACAACCTGCCCTCCACCGGCGGCTCCGGACTGACCGTCGCCGTCGTCGACGCCTACAACGACCCCAACGCCGAGTCCGACCTCGCCACCTACCGCTCCACCTACGGCCTGTCCGCCTGCACCAAGGCCAACGGCTGCTTCAAGCAGGTCAGCCAGACCGGCTCCACCACCTCGCTGCCCACCAACGACAGCGGCTGGGCCGGCGAGGAGGCGCTCGACATCGACATGGTCAGCGCCGTCTGCCCCAACTGCAACATCACCCTCGTCGAGGCGAACTCCGCCACCGACGCCGACCTCGGCACCGCCGAGAACGAGGCCGTCGCCCTCGGCGCCAAGTTCGTCTCCAACAGCTGGGGCGGCGACGAGTCCTCCTCCCAGACCAGCGAGGACACCTCCTACTTCAAGCACCCCGGCGTCGCCATCACGGTCAGCGCGGGCGACTCCGGCTACGGCGCCGAGTACCCGGCCACCTCCCAGTACGTCACCGCCGTCGGCGGCACCGCCCTGACGACGTCCTCCGGCTCGCGCGGCTGGACCGAGTCCGTGTGGAAGACCTCCAGCACCGAGGGCACCGGCTCCGGCTGCTCCTCGTACGACGCCAAGCCGAGCTGGCAGACCGACACCGGCTGCTCCAAGCGCATGGAGGCGGACGTCTCCGCCGTCGCCGACCCCGCCACCGGCGTCGCGGTCTACGACACCTACGGCGGCTCCGGCTGGGCGGTCTACGGCGGCACCAGCGCCTCCGCCCCGATCATCGCCGGTGTCTACGCCCTCGCCGGCACCCCGGGCTCCAGTGACTACCCGGCGAAGTACCCCTACTCCCACACCGGCAACATGTACGACGTCACCAGCGGCAGCAACGGCTCCTGCTCCACCTCGTACTTCTGCACCGCCACCACCGGCTACGACGGCCCGACCGGCTGGGGCACCCCCAACGGCACCACCGCCTTCACCTCCGGCACCAGCACCGGCAACACGGTGACCGTCACCAACCCCGGCAGCCAGTCCACCACCACCGGAAGCTCCGTCAGCCTCCAGATCGGCGCCGCCGACAGCGCGGGCGCCACCCTCACCTACAGCGCGTCAGGTCTGCCGACCGGCCTGTCCATCGCGAGCTCCACCGGCAAGATCTCCGGCACGGCGTCCACCGCCGGGACGTACCAGGTCACCGTGACGGCGACCGACAGCACGGGCGCCACCGGCTCCACCTCCTTCACCTGGACCGTCGGTTCCTCGAGCGGCACCTGCGCCTCCGCCCAACTGCTCGGCAACCCCGGCTTCGAGTCGGGCAACACGACCTGGACCGCGTCGAGCGGCGTGATCACCAACTCCAGCGGCGAGTCCGCGCACGCCGGCTCCTTTTACGCCTGGCTCGACGGCTACGGCTCCTCGCACACCGACACCCTCTCCCAGTCGGTGACCGTCCCGAGCGGCTGCAAGGCCGCCTTCACCTTCTACCTGCACATCGACACCGCCGAGACCTCCACCGGCACGGCGTACGACAAGCTGACCGTCACGGCGGGCTCGACCACCCTGGCCACCTACTCCAACCTCAACGCCGCCACCGGCTACACCCAGAAGTCCCTCGACCTGTCCTCCTACGCGGGCTCCACGGTCACGCTGAAGTTCAGCGGCGTCGAGGACTCCAGCCTCCAGACGAGCTTCGTCCTCGACGACACCGCCGTCACCACCGGCTGA